Proteins found in one Hoplias malabaricus isolate fHopMal1 chromosome 17, fHopMal1.hap1, whole genome shotgun sequence genomic segment:
- the cenpi gene encoding centromere protein I, with translation MENISELPGTSLETSRHSSSSSSSRTSLRTAQNLKKKDTNTFLSALKFLSQVEEGTVRGNDKLETNLVIVETVALSQGLSPEAISILLDLALSQRAGSVNCSRILKFLIPASVVPQEAIVRGVSWLCVGKMAMSAQVLFLRWVLTVFDLIDCKDQLRAVYGFIFSFVTDEKLCPFICHLLYLLTMRDHVQPYRVRKLLDIQARVGRESYLMQLLALYKVFCPNLVSLSIPSRMRAGFKNPNSIWKAALTAVQQKNRAEISVDRSLSVEVEENPTSRKRKRNQLDVPVLSSAFNTNSERKVSHLQEIRSFKELLENIHNIELPSQMGSLLGSSLALHYLDCVQDESAFLRLNFWLGHLLQEEFLLGPADGGLDSLPEASRFLSTILFSQQFLQESFFSTESFLYKFLSVWDGSLLQPYILNLLSHISLMPSHYIKILVFEPLMQLFFTSTVFVKCSIIECLNNMLLKWLTWHSVNALEDGLDISLNSNGTLSMTLSGFMDAVIELVRFVGRLASEGLRLENCHILLLSQTLTFYETVCDMFVKYGLPLVIMPPAGVFYPALLATDSLSVDRIGYIMYRYRINLTLAKKQEQQRELTYHTSRSTYKEFNQHLVTMVNCLWNSKSFLPGSGLEIDQHLLDQTKIPDHWRHFDLIHHPAFFKYAIEFHKKCWPERKDVDLASMKFGKYWNWYVDFLFSQGFDGLNDFIRVNTGHSSSSGSSSQGDGGHTNHC, from the exons atggagAACATCTCTGAGCTCCCCGGGACCTCGCTGGAAACGAGCAGAcattcatcttcttcttcttcttcaagaACGAGTTTACGAACTGCGCAGAATTTGAAGAAAAAGGACACGAACACATTTCTTTCTGCGCTGAAGTTTCTCTCTCAGG TTGAGGAAGGCACTGTAAGAGGAAATGATAAACTGGAGACGAACCTAGTGATTGTGGAGACTGTGGCCCTCAGTCAAGGACTGTCTCCAGAGGCAATCTCGATACTTTTGGACTTGGCTTTGAGTCAGCGTGCAG GCAGCGTGAACTGCTCTCGGATTTTGAAGTTTCTGATTCCCGCCTCGGTGGTGCCTCAGGAGGCTATTGTCAGAGGAGTTTCATGGCTGTGTGTGGGGAAAATGGCGATGAGCGCTCAG GTTCTTTTCCTTCGCTGGGTACTCACTGTTTTCGACCTGATTGACTGCAAAGACCAACTGAGAGCTGTCTACGGCTTTATTTTCAGCTTTGTGACAGACGAAAAGCTG tgtccTTTTATCTGCCACTTACTGTACCTTTTAACAATGAGGGATCATG tCCAGCCATACAGAGTGAGAAAACTGTTGGATATACAGGCCAGAGTg GGCAGAGAGTCGTACCTGATGCAGCTGCTGGCCTTGTACAAAGTCTTCTGTCCTAATCTTGTGTCTCTCTCAATCCCATCGAGAATGAGG GCTGGTTTTAAGAACCCCAATTCCATTTGGAAAGCAGCACTTACAGCCGTACAGCAGAAAAACAGAGCTGAAATATCAGTAGACCGAAGTCTCAGTGTGGAAGTGGAAGAAAATCCCACATCTAGAAAAAGG AAGCGGAATCAATTGGATGTTCCTGTTCTGAGTTCAGCATTTAACACAAACTCTGAGAGGAAAGTGTCTCACCTGCAGGAAATTCGTTCCTTTAAGGAGCTATTGGAGAACATTCATAACATTGAG CTTCCATCACAAATGGGCTCTCTCCTGGGATCCTCACTAGCTCTCCACTACTTGGACTGTGTACAAGATGAATCTGCCTTCCTTCGACTCAACTTCTGGCTTGGACACTTACTACAGGAGG AATTCTTGCTGGGTCCTGCAGATGGGGGCTTGGACAGTCTTCCAGAAGCCTCAAGATTCCTTAGTACCATTCTATTCTCACAACAGTTCCTCCAG GAGAGTTTCTTCAGCACGGAGAGTTTCCTTTACAAGTTCCTGAGTGTGTGGGATGGCTCTCTGCTGCAGCCTTACATTTTGAATCTACTTAGTCACATTTCCCTCATGCCCAGCCACT ATATCAAAATACTTGTCTTTGAACCACTGATGCAACTGTTCTTCACGTCTACTGTGTTCGTTAAG TGTAGCATTATAGAGTGTCTGAACAACATGCTGCTGAAGTGGCTGACCTGGCACTCGGTCAATGCTCTGGAGGATGGTCTGGACATCAGTCTCAACAGCAACGGCACGTT ATCTATGACTCTTTCCGGGTTTATGGATGCAGTCATAGAACTTGTACGATTTGTGGGACGTTTAGCCTCTGAGGGACTTCGTCTGGAGAACTGCCACATTCTGCTTCTAAGCCAGACACTCACCTTCTATGAGACC GTGTGTGATATGTTTGTGAAGTATGGCTTGCCCCTGGTCATCATGCCCCCAGCTGGAGTGTTTTATCCAGCTCTTCTTGCCACAGACTCTCTTTCGGTAGATAGAATAGGCTACATCATGTACAG ataCCGTATAAACCTAACCTTGGCCAAAAAGCAGGAACAGCAGCGTGAG CTAACGTATCACACAAGCAGAAGTACTTACAAGGAGTTCAACCAACACCTAGTGACCATGGTGAACTGTCTTTGGAATTCAAAGTCATTCTTGCCTGGCTCCGGCCTTGAAATCGACCAGCATCTACTCGACCAGACCAAAATACCTGATCACTGGAGACACTTCGACCTTATTCACCATCCTGCTTTTTTCAAGTACGCCATTGAATTTCACAAAAAG TGCTGGCCAGAGAGGAAGGACGTGGACCTGGCCTCCATGAAG TTTGGAAAGTATTGGAACTGGTATGTGGATTTTCTCTTCAGCCAGGGCTTTGATGGCCTCAATGACTTTATCCGGGTTAACACTGGCCACAGCAGCTCCTCCGGCTCCAGTAGTCAAGGTGATGGTGGTCATACGAACCACTGCTAA